The genomic window GCGCACCGGGCGAGCGCCTGTACCGCACGGGCGACCTTGCGCGCTGGCTGCCCGACGGCACCATCGAGTTCATCGGCCGGCGCGACGGCCAGGTCAAGATCCACGGCCACCGCATCGAGACTGGCGAGGTGGAGGCGGCCATCCTCGCCCACCCGGCGGTGAAGAACTGCGCCGTCGTCGCGCGGCCCGATGCCGACGGGCAGCTGAACCTTGTCGCCTACCTGGTCGCGCGTTCGCAGGAAAAGCTCTCGTGGGAGGCGCTGCGCGCGCACCTCGCGGCCCGCCTCCCCGCGGCCATGGTGCCTTCCGCGCAAGTCTGGCTCGAGCAGTTGCCGGTCACCGCCAACGGCAAGCTTGACCGGAAGGCGCTGCCCGAACCGGCCAGCGATCGGCCCGATCTTGCACAGCCGTTCGAAGAAGCGCGCAATGCCACCGAGCAGCGCGTGTGCGAAGCCTTTGCGCGCGCCCTGCGCATTGCCAAGGCGGGCCGCAACGACAACTTCTTCGACCTCGGCGGCGATTCGATGCGCGTGCTGCAGGTGCTTGCGGATCTGCAGCGGGACAGCGCAAAGCCGCTTTCGACCAACCTCTTCTTCCGCTATCCGACGCCGGCCGCAATGGCGGCTCAGCTGGCACCCGCCGGTAGTGCCGCGCCCGCCACCGGCGATCGCCCACGCGCACCCCAGGCGCAGGCAGGCACGGACATGCAAGACGCCGTGGCGCTGATCGCTACCGCGGGCCGCTTTCCGGGCGCTGCGGATGTCGAGCAGTTCTGGGACAACCTGGTTGCCGGCCGCGACACCATCAGCTTCTTCGACGACGAGACACTCGATGCCGGCGTTTCGGAAGCCTTGCGTAGCGACCCGGCCTATGTGCGCGCCCGCGGCGTGATCGGAGGCATCGAGAACTTCGACGCCGCCTTCTTCGGCATCGGCCCGAAGGAAGCGGCGTTGATGGATCCGCAGCAGCGCGTGTTCCTCGAGATCTGCTGGGAGTGCCTGGAACGCGCGGGCTATGTGCCCGACGCCGCCCCCGGCCCCGTGGGCGTGTATGCCGGCATGTACAACGCCAGCTACTTCCAGCGCCACGTCAGCACGCGGCCCGACCTCATCGAAGCCGTGGGCGAGTTCCAGGTGATGCTGGCCAACGAGAAGGACTACATCACCACGCGGGTGGCCAACCGGCTCAACCTCACGGGGCCGGCGGTGAGCGTGCACACCGCCTGCTCGACATCGCTGGTGGCCGTGGCGCACGCGTTTCATGCGCTGCGCACGGGCCAGTGCTACATGGCGCTGGCGGGCGGCGCGTCCGTTACCTGCCCCACGCGCAGCGGCTATCTCTACCAGGAGGGCTCGATGCTCTCGCCCGACGGCCGCACGCGCAGCTTCGACGCGCAGGCCCAGGGCACCGTGTTCAGCGACGGCGCCGCTGTGGTGCTGCTGAAGCGCCTGGCGGACGCACAGGCCGACGGCGACACCATCTATGCAGTGCTGCGCAGCGCCGCAGTCAACAACGACGGCGGCGCCAAGGCGAGCTTTACCGCACCCAGCGTGGACGGCCAGGCCGCCGTGATCCGCGCCGCGCTGGCGGCTGCAGACGTGGAGGCGCGCAGCATCTCGTACGTGGAAGCGCACGGCACCGCCACGCCGATGGGCGACCCGATCGAAGTCGAGGCGCTGACCTGCGCCTATGGCGAGCACACCGATGCGCTGGGCTTCTGCGCGCTCGGCTCGCTCAAGAGCAACGTGGGCCACATGGTCACGGCGGCGGGCGCGGCCGGGCTCATCAAGGCGGCGCTCTCGCTGCACCACGAAGTGATTCCGCCGACTGCGCACTTCACCGCGCCGAACCCCTCCATCGACTTTTCGCGCACGCCCTTCTACGTCACGCCAAGCCTCCAGCCGTGGCCGCGCGCCGCGGAGCCGCGCCGCGCGGGCGTCAGCTCGTTCGGCGTGGGAGGCACCAACGCGCACGTCATCGTCGAAGAGGCGCCTCCGCGTCCCGCTTCGCCGAGCGCAGCCGGTCCGCAAGTGCTGCCGCTCTCGGCCCGCTCGGAGGCGGCGCTCGCCGTGGCCGCGGAACAGCTGGCGGCGCATCTCGATGCAACGCCGGGGCTGCCGCTGGCCGACGTCGCCTACACGCTGGGCGTCGGCCGCAAGGCACACGCCTTCCGCCGCGCCGTGGTGGCCAGCGATGCGGCCGAAGCCGTTGCCGCGCTGCGCGGCAGCGACAGCGCATGGCGGGTCAGCGGCCACATCGATTCTCGCGCGCCGCAGCTGGTGCTGATGTTCCCCGGCCAGGGTGCGCAGTACGCCGGCATGGGCAAGAACCTGTACGCGAACGACCCCGTCTTCGCGGCCGCCTTCGATGCCTGCGTCAAGGCCTTCGGCAGCGCGCTCGACTTCGATCTGCGCGAGCGCATGTTCGAAGGCGAAGCCGATGCGCTGGCACCCACGGCCGTGACGCAGCCCGCCATGTTTGCGATGGAATACGCACTGGCACGCAGGCTCCTTTCGCTGGGTGCGCGGCCGCATGCGCTGATCGGCCACAGCGTGGGCGAGTTCGTGGCCGCGGTGCTGGCCGGCGTGATGCGGCTCGAAGACGCCGCGCGGCTCGTCGCCCGCCGCGGCGCGCTCATGCAGGCCCAGCCCGCGGGGGCAATGCTGTCGGTGCGCCTTGGTGCCGAACAGCTCACGGCCAGGCTCGGCTCTTCGCTCTCCCTGGCCGCGGACAACGGCCCGACAGCTTGCGTGGCCGCCGGCCCCTTCGATGCCATTGCGGCGCTGCAGGCTTCGCTGCAGGAAGAAGACATTCCGAGCCGCCCGCTGCAGACATCGCACGCATTCCACAGCGCAATGATGGACGGCGCCGTCGCGCCTTTCGAAGCGCTGGTCAGTGAAGTGGCGCTACACCCGCCGACGATCCCGATCTATTCGACGCTCACAGGCCGTCTGCTCGAAGACGCCGAGGCCACCAGCGCGGCCTATTGGGCACGCCACCTGCGCGGCACGGTGCACTTCTCGCCGGCGGTGCGCAGCGCCATGGCGCAGACGGCGCGGCCGCTCTTCGTCGAGGTCGGCCCCCGCAATGCACTTGCCACGCTGGTGCGCCAGCACGGCGCCGGCGAAGTGATGCCGCTGCTGCACGGCGAGCCGGCCGACGAGGCCCGCACCCTGCGCCTGGCGCTGGCGCGCCTTTGGACATGCGGCGCCGATGTCGAGTTGTCGCGGCTCGCGGTGCGCAACGGCGCGCAGCGGGTTCGCCTGCCCACCTATCCGTTCGAGCGCAAGCGTTTCTGGGTCGACATCGCGGCCCCCGCGGCAAAGCCGGCCATCCCGCCGGAAGCCGCGTCGCCCGTGCCCGCCCTTTTTGTACCACCCCCCGTTTTGGAGACGACCGTGACAGTTGCTGCAGCGCCCCCGCTACCTGTTTCTTCCACATCCGCTTCGTCGGACGCCTCGCTCGACGCGCGGTTGCGGTCCTTGTTCGAGGACATCTCCGGCATCGACATGGCCCAGGCGGAAGGGAGCGCCGCATTCAGCGAACTCGGGCTGGACTCGCTCACGCTGACGCAGGTCGCCACGCAGATCAAGAAGCGCTTCAAGGTGAACCTGAGCTTTCGCCAGCTCATGGAGAACTATCGCAGCCTCGACGCGCTCGGCGCTTTCCTGCGGGAGACCCTGCCGTCCGAACCCGTTGCCGCAGTGGCTGCGGCG from Variovorax paradoxus includes these protein-coding regions:
- a CDS encoding polyketide synthase translates to MKFPSVFSVQFGALQLSLRDLFVSLPSSATAERTGSSMALAPENMRHWSQWAAAAGQLPDTPFAAAWALLQARWLGAQQAVLHEVPAHELQATARQITLAATFDPAQPASAWLATLDQKRRQAAEALEADTPESSPSSLWLRGEAVAPTLQAPLHLWLDAASDTPRLHADAAAGFLDAASIEQLLMAIADTAADLLCRPEAPLGDIRTLPPADREQQLIAWNTPPAPLDRQLNVAQMFSRQAAATPDAPAIAEGDAQMSYSELERRSEWLARHLQHLGVQAGDAVGLLLDRSTEAVVAQLGVLKAGAAYVPVPTDFPAERIAYMLAEANAQLTIAAPSHRHLVPETMSVLVLDESAEVPDGAEGNAAPASWEAPAIDGETVAYVMYTSGSTGAPKGIEICHRAILRLVVDAGYVELAPGRAMLHAAPLGFDASTLEVWGPLLNGGCCVIHDERVPTGAGLARTIARHNVHTAWLTAALFNAVIDDNPAHLSGLRHLLTGGEALSVPHVRRALAALPQLALSNGYGPTECTTFAATYRIPAALPADLRSVPLGRPIKDTVLRVLSPTMALLPTGMVGELCIGGHGLARGYLRQPALTEERFVPDPFGAPGERLYRTGDLARWLPDGTIEFIGRRDGQVKIHGHRIETGEVEAAILAHPAVKNCAVVARPDADGQLNLVAYLVARSQEKLSWEALRAHLAARLPAAMVPSAQVWLEQLPVTANGKLDRKALPEPASDRPDLAQPFEEARNATEQRVCEAFARALRIAKAGRNDNFFDLGGDSMRVLQVLADLQRDSAKPLSTNLFFRYPTPAAMAAQLAPAGSAAPATGDRPRAPQAQAGTDMQDAVALIATAGRFPGAADVEQFWDNLVAGRDTISFFDDETLDAGVSEALRSDPAYVRARGVIGGIENFDAAFFGIGPKEAALMDPQQRVFLEICWECLERAGYVPDAAPGPVGVYAGMYNASYFQRHVSTRPDLIEAVGEFQVMLANEKDYITTRVANRLNLTGPAVSVHTACSTSLVAVAHAFHALRTGQCYMALAGGASVTCPTRSGYLYQEGSMLSPDGRTRSFDAQAQGTVFSDGAAVVLLKRLADAQADGDTIYAVLRSAAVNNDGGAKASFTAPSVDGQAAVIRAALAAADVEARSISYVEAHGTATPMGDPIEVEALTCAYGEHTDALGFCALGSLKSNVGHMVTAAGAAGLIKAALSLHHEVIPPTAHFTAPNPSIDFSRTPFYVTPSLQPWPRAAEPRRAGVSSFGVGGTNAHVIVEEAPPRPASPSAAGPQVLPLSARSEAALAVAAEQLAAHLDATPGLPLADVAYTLGVGRKAHAFRRAVVASDAAEAVAALRGSDSAWRVSGHIDSRAPQLVLMFPGQGAQYAGMGKNLYANDPVFAAAFDACVKAFGSALDFDLRERMFEGEADALAPTAVTQPAMFAMEYALARRLLSLGARPHALIGHSVGEFVAAVLAGVMRLEDAARLVARRGALMQAQPAGAMLSVRLGAEQLTARLGSSLSLAADNGPTACVAAGPFDAIAALQASLQEEDIPSRPLQTSHAFHSAMMDGAVAPFEALVSEVALHPPTIPIYSTLTGRLLEDAEATSAAYWARHLRGTVHFSPAVRSAMAQTARPLFVEVGPRNALATLVRQHGAGEVMPLLHGEPADEARTLRLALARLWTCGADVELSRLAVRNGAQRVRLPTYPFERKRFWVDIAAPAAKPAIPPEAASPVPALFVPPPVLETTVTVAAAPPLPVSSTSASSDASLDARLRSLFEDISGIDMAQAEGSAAFSELGLDSLTLTQVATQIKKRFKVNLSFRQLMENYRSLDALGAFLRETLPSEPVAAVAAAPVASAPAAVVVSAPVPTAAAVPAVAHLSPVFTPLQGSGIGATPLVQLVTQQMELMRQQLALLSGAGAELSHDVAVQQATQPAVQPAVAQAAPTSPALPAADEPAAAKEPLRYDVTKAFGAIARIHTQRTAEPSGRQKARLAAFMRRYVQRTQKSKQFTEANRPHMADPRVVNGFRPITKEITYQIVIERSKGSKLWDLDGNEYVDALNGFGMNMFGWQPDFVQEAVRRQLDEGYEIGPQHPLAADVTALICELTGSDRAALCNTGSEAVMAALRIARTVTGRSTVVVFTGSYHGTFDEVLVRAGKGGKGLSAAPGVMSGMFGDIRVLDYGTPEALAFIRENADDLAAVLAEPVQSRRPDFQPREFLEEVRAITAESGSCLIFDEVITGFRVGLGGAQELFGIRADLATYGKVIGGGFPVGVIAGKREFMDALDGGAWQYGDDSIPGVGVTYFAGTFVRHPLALAAAKASLAYLKDAGPALQIGLSTSTGTMAEELTAWCAEVGAPIAIRHFASLWRVSWLEDHPLQDLLFAMMRSRGVHILDNFPCFLTSAHSAEDIATIQRAFKESVAEMQESGFLPRRATVITGFDYRKAEEEDGSVLARDIDGQPFWYVPDTTSSPSHLINGKATA